A window from Rhizosphaericola mali encodes these proteins:
- a CDS encoding DUF1573 domain-containing protein has protein sequence MKKTILMFLFVCSAFLAMAQTSPVKFEESKHDFGKVTLNQPASTSFEFTNTTSKPVIIEMAQASCGCTTPEYPKKPILPGKKAAIKVTYNAAAAGHFTKSVTVKFADVQQPVILSITGEVVKG, from the coding sequence ATGAAAAAGACGATTTTAATGTTTTTGTTTGTTTGCTCTGCTTTCTTAGCAATGGCACAAACGTCTCCTGTAAAATTTGAAGAATCAAAACATGATTTTGGTAAAGTTACTTTAAATCAACCCGCATCTACAAGCTTTGAATTTACAAATACAACAAGCAAACCTGTAATTATTGAAATGGCTCAGGCAAGTTGTGGATGTACCACTCCTGAATATCCTAAAAAACCAATTTTACCTGGAAAAAAAGCTGCTATTAAAGTTACGTATAATGCGGCTGCCGCAGGTCATTTCACTAAATCTGTTACTGTAAAATTTGCAGATGTACAACAACCTGTAATTCTTTCAATTACTGGTGAGGTAGTTAAAGGTTAG
- a CDS encoding M42 family metallopeptidase, protein MAKSKKLKETKEILTKESLAFVKKYIDNASPTGFESSGQKLWLEYIHPYIDEHIVDAYGSVAAIINPKEKFKVVIEAHADEISWFVNYVNDSGLIYLKRNGGVDHQIAPAMRVNIHGKKGIIKGVFGWPAIHTRHGGTASKEPTPQVDNLFIDCGARSKKEVEDLGIHVGSVVTYQDGFDELVNGNWIGRAFDNRIGGVIIAEVARLLKENKKKLPFALYIVNAVQEEIGLRGAEMMARRIKPDIAIVTDVTHDTQTPFINKNVEGDVACGKGPALAYAPAVQTKLLHFVENVAEKNKIPVQMRALSRSTGTDTDSFAYANDGCPSVLISMPLRYMHTTVEMINKADVEATIQLIYETLLTLSPQTDLKYL, encoded by the coding sequence ATGGCAAAATCAAAGAAATTAAAAGAGACAAAAGAAATTTTAACGAAAGAATCTTTAGCATTTGTAAAAAAATATATTGACAACGCCTCTCCTACTGGCTTTGAATCTAGTGGACAAAAACTTTGGTTGGAATATATTCACCCCTATATTGATGAGCATATTGTGGATGCATATGGCTCAGTCGCAGCAATTATCAACCCCAAAGAAAAGTTTAAAGTGGTGATAGAAGCGCACGCAGATGAGATTAGTTGGTTTGTCAATTATGTAAATGATAGCGGTCTTATTTATCTAAAAAGAAATGGCGGCGTAGATCATCAAATCGCCCCAGCCATGCGTGTCAATATTCATGGAAAAAAAGGTATTATAAAAGGTGTATTTGGCTGGCCTGCCATCCATACAAGACATGGTGGCACTGCATCCAAAGAACCAACTCCTCAAGTGGACAATTTATTCATTGATTGCGGAGCACGTAGCAAAAAAGAGGTGGAAGATTTGGGAATTCACGTGGGATCTGTCGTTACTTATCAAGATGGTTTTGACGAATTGGTCAATGGCAATTGGATCGGTCGTGCATTTGACAATAGAATTGGCGGTGTCATTATCGCAGAAGTGGCTCGTTTGCTTAAAGAAAATAAGAAAAAATTACCTTTCGCTTTATATATCGTCAATGCCGTACAAGAGGAAATCGGTTTGCGTGGAGCGGAAATGATGGCAAGAAGGATCAAACCCGACATCGCGATCGTTACTGATGTAACACATGATACACAGACGCCATTTATCAATAAAAATGTGGAAGGCGATGTTGCTTGTGGCAAAGGACCAGCTTTAGCTTATGCTCCGGCTGTACAAACAAAATTGTTGCATTTTGTAGAAAATGTCGCTGAGAAAAACAAAATTCCGGTACAGATGCGCGCATTGAGCCGCAGCACGGGGACAGATACGGATAGTTTCGCTTATGCAAATGATGGTTGTCCATCCGTATTGATTTCCATGCCTTTGCGTTATATGCATACAACGGTGGAAATGATTAACAAAGCAGATGTAGAGGCTACGATTCAATTAATATACGAAACTTTATTGACCTTATCTCCTCAAACAGATTTGAAATATTTGTAA
- the carA gene encoding glutamine-hydrolyzing carbamoyl-phosphate synthase small subunit: MSIQQQPAVLLLADGTVFYGKSFGKIGTVGGEICFNTGMTGYQEVFTDPSYYGQMLIMNNVHIGNYGVKSEEVESDSVKIKGLIARSLEEKYSRPLADGSLEDYLKTNNIVAIEGIDTRALVIHVRNKGAMNCIISSETADIDALKETLSKVPDMKGLDLAKEVSTKEEYSYGDPGAALKVAVLDYGIKRNILKCMSDRGAYLKVFPGNTPVSKIKEFAPDGYFISNGPGDPSAMPYAIETVKEILKEKKPLFGICLGHQLLALANGIPTFKMHNGHRGLNHPVKNLVTGRSEISTQNHGFGIDADGVKKNPNVEITHLNLNDDSVEGIRLKDRPAFSVQYHPEATPGPHDSRYLFDDFINLIKENK; encoded by the coding sequence ATGTCTATTCAACAACAACCTGCTGTCCTTTTACTAGCTGACGGCACGGTATTTTATGGAAAATCTTTTGGGAAGATTGGCACCGTTGGTGGTGAGATTTGTTTTAATACGGGTATGACCGGTTATCAGGAAGTTTTTACCGACCCTAGTTATTATGGACAAATGCTGATCATGAATAATGTGCATATTGGCAATTATGGTGTGAAATCTGAGGAAGTAGAAAGTGATTCTGTGAAAATTAAAGGGTTGATCGCTAGAAGTTTGGAAGAAAAATATTCTAGACCTTTGGCAGATGGTTCTTTGGAAGATTATTTGAAAACCAATAATATTGTTGCGATTGAAGGTATTGATACAAGAGCATTGGTTATTCACGTAAGAAATAAAGGTGCAATGAACTGTATTATTTCTTCTGAAACTGCGGACATTGATGCGTTGAAAGAAACATTGAGCAAGGTTCCAGACATGAAAGGTTTGGACTTAGCGAAAGAAGTTTCTACCAAAGAAGAATATTCTTATGGAGACCCAGGTGCGGCGTTGAAGGTTGCCGTATTGGATTACGGTATCAAAAGAAATATCTTGAAATGCATGTCCGATAGAGGTGCGTATTTGAAAGTTTTTCCTGGAAATACGCCAGTGTCAAAAATTAAAGAATTTGCTCCAGACGGATATTTCATTTCTAATGGTCCTGGTGATCCATCAGCAATGCCTTATGCAATTGAAACAGTAAAAGAAATATTGAAAGAAAAGAAACCATTATTTGGAATCTGTCTTGGTCACCAATTATTGGCTTTGGCAAATGGTATTCCTACTTTCAAAATGCACAACGGTCACAGAGGATTGAACCATCCGGTGAAAAATTTGGTTACTGGTAGAAGTGAAATCAGTACGCAAAACCACGGATTCGGTATCGATGCGGACGGCGTTAAAAAGAATCCAAATGTAGAAATTACGCATTTGAATTTGAATGATGATAGCGTTGAAGGTATTCGTTTGAAAGATAGACCTGCATTTTCTGTACAATATCATCCAGAAGCAACTCCTGGTCCTCACGATAGTCGTTATCTATTTGATGATTTCATCAATTTGATAAAAGAAAATAAATAA
- the infC gene encoding translation initiation factor IF-3 — MALPNKGRFNPRFKRNEEPEHRINERIRVPEVRLVGDNVTVGVYPIEEARKIANEQELDLVEISPNAAPPVCRVVEYKKFLYEKKRKEKEMKANAKQSEVKEIRFTPGTDEHDLEFKIKHAERFLKEGNKVKAYVQFRGRAIMFKDRGELLLLKFAERLNEVGALEGMPKMEGKRMLVMFAPKASKKGAEGGSSKPKPQAPAAPKPQQAPKD, encoded by the coding sequence ATGGCGTTACCGAATAAAGGTAGATTTAACCCAAGATTTAAAAGAAATGAAGAACCTGAACATCGTATTAACGAAAGAATCAGAGTTCCAGAAGTAAGATTGGTAGGGGATAATGTCACTGTGGGCGTTTATCCTATAGAAGAAGCAAGAAAAATTGCTAACGAACAAGAACTTGACTTAGTTGAAATTTCACCTAATGCAGCTCCTCCTGTTTGCCGTGTCGTTGAATATAAAAAATTCCTTTACGAAAAGAAACGTAAGGAAAAAGAAATGAAAGCGAATGCCAAACAAAGTGAAGTGAAAGAAATTCGTTTCACTCCTGGTACGGATGAGCATGATTTGGAATTTAAAATCAAACATGCCGAACGTTTCTTGAAAGAAGGCAATAAAGTAAAAGCTTACGTTCAATTTAGAGGTCGTGCGATCATGTTTAAGGATCGTGGCGAATTACTTCTTTTGAAATTTGCTGAGCGATTAAACGAAGTAGGCGCATTAGAAGGCATGCCTAAAATGGAAGGAAAGAGAATGTTGGTTATGTTTGCGCCAAAAGCATCCAAAAAAGGTGCAGAAGGTGGCAGCAGTAAACCAAAACCACAAGCTCCCGCAGCTCCAAAGCCTCAACAAGCTCCGAAAGATTAG
- the aroQ gene encoding type II 3-dehydroquinate dehydratase has product MKKIAIINGPNLNLLGVREPEVYGKQSFHDYFQILQSKFPKVELTYFQSNIEGEMINEIQRIGFEYDGIVLNPAAYTHTSIAIMDAIKAITTPLIEVHISNIHTREEFRHHSFISAVAVGTIVGLGLKGYDLAIQYFLSK; this is encoded by the coding sequence ATGAAGAAAATCGCAATTATCAATGGTCCTAATTTGAATTTGTTGGGTGTACGCGAACCGGAAGTGTATGGCAAACAAAGTTTCCATGACTATTTTCAAATATTACAATCTAAATTTCCGAAAGTCGAACTTACCTATTTTCAAAGTAATATCGAGGGAGAAATGATCAATGAAATTCAAAGAATCGGTTTTGAATATGATGGTATCGTCTTGAATCCTGCGGCATACACACATACTTCCATTGCGATAATGGATGCCATCAAAGCCATTACGACACCATTGATAGAAGTGCATATTTCCAATATTCATACAAGAGAAGAATTTAGACATCATTCTTTTATCTCTGCCGTGGCAGTCGGTACGATTGTCGGTCTGGGTTTAAAAGGCTATGATTTAGCTATTCAATATTTTTTGAGTAAATAA
- a CDS encoding TonB-dependent receptor plug domain-containing protein, with amino-acid sequence MMITIFNFSYGQNQTSPLSIKVLNESNIPIEGAIIFLDSLGKSLGSTDATGSYIIKKTNKSHRIYISNVGYTTDSVDIDSTKRSIYIFTLHPLHNYLDTVLVKNINQIIKDKPLIGLTSLDMTKNKYIPVIFGEQDVLKSIQLLPGIKSAGDGNSGFYVRGGNTDQNLILYDEAPIYNASHLLGFFSTFNADIIQSLNVYKGDLPANYGGRLSSLVDIKSKDGDNTKTNYSGSIGLISSHINIDGPIKRNKSSFYLSARRTYVDALLKLSSDTSIRKNVLNFYDINAKLSFKVKKGNLSFSLYKGRDNLGLNNQFGLSWGNTLISGNYSHWQNYKLSSITTIYHTSYNYLINLDMDKTPTNPSDVQILSKISDFGFKHEKQLKFHKNQIFYVGLSSIYHRITPGSIYANQYANYNTLIQPKKYSLENNLWIADNITFGKYSVHLGLRASDFMILGPGIFYDYDNSGNLIDSSKHLHRSIVKNYWNLEPRFTFNYSITTNINIKLGYARNTQNIHLLNNTGVSTPTDIWLSSTNNIKPEIADQYSMGINITSTNKTYDFTSELYYKKLENQIDYKNGADLQINTYIESQLLYGKGKTYGWENILKKNNGKLTGWISYTYSRSMKKIMGINNDSYYPTFQDRPNELSIVAIYKSNNKWTYSSTFIYYTGPAVTYPSAKYTIDGIYVNYYSGRNQNRYPAYHRLDLSATYTPLTKRNYHSSWTFGIFNAYGRENTYKIDFIKDPNNPNKTIARQTALFRFIPTITYNFKF; translated from the coding sequence ATGATGATAACAATTTTTAATTTTTCTTATGGTCAAAACCAGACATCACCTCTTTCAATCAAAGTCTTAAATGAAAGTAATATTCCGATAGAAGGCGCCATCATTTTCCTAGACTCTTTAGGTAAAAGTCTAGGAAGCACGGACGCTACGGGATCTTATATTATAAAAAAAACAAATAAATCACATCGTATATATATTAGTAATGTAGGTTACACAACAGATTCTGTAGATATTGACAGCACTAAAAGATCTATATATATATTCACATTACATCCATTACATAATTATTTGGATACAGTTCTTGTCAAAAATATCAACCAAATAATCAAGGACAAGCCACTCATTGGCTTAACTAGTTTGGATATGACGAAAAATAAATACATTCCAGTCATTTTTGGAGAACAAGACGTATTAAAATCCATACAATTATTGCCGGGTATTAAATCTGCTGGCGACGGCAATAGCGGCTTCTACGTTAGAGGGGGTAATACAGATCAAAATTTAATACTCTACGACGAAGCCCCGATATATAATGCGTCACATTTGTTAGGTTTTTTTTCAACATTCAACGCCGACATAATACAATCTCTAAATGTTTACAAAGGAGATCTTCCCGCGAATTACGGTGGGCGACTATCCTCTCTAGTAGATATAAAATCCAAAGATGGTGACAACACAAAAACAAATTATAGCGGTAGTATCGGACTTATATCCTCGCATATAAATATAGATGGACCAATCAAACGTAACAAAAGCAGTTTTTATTTGTCCGCTAGACGTACCTATGTTGACGCATTATTGAAACTATCATCAGATACGTCTATCAGAAAAAATGTACTAAATTTTTATGACATAAATGCAAAACTATCCTTTAAAGTAAAAAAAGGTAATCTAAGCTTTTCCTTATATAAAGGGAGAGATAATCTAGGATTAAATAATCAATTTGGTCTAAGTTGGGGCAATACTTTAATTTCTGGAAATTATAGTCATTGGCAAAATTATAAATTAAGCTCCATTACTACCATTTATCATACTTCCTACAATTACCTAATCAATCTAGATATGGATAAAACACCAACGAATCCAAGCGATGTTCAAATATTATCTAAAATAAGTGATTTTGGTTTCAAGCATGAAAAACAATTAAAATTTCATAAAAATCAGATATTTTATGTAGGATTGAGTTCGATTTATCACAGAATAACACCAGGAAGTATATATGCAAATCAATATGCCAACTATAATACATTGATTCAACCAAAGAAATACAGTTTGGAAAATAATTTATGGATTGCAGACAATATCACTTTCGGAAAATATAGTGTTCATCTTGGACTTAGAGCAAGTGACTTTATGATTTTAGGACCAGGTATATTTTATGACTATGATAATAGCGGTAATTTAATTGACTCTTCTAAACATCTACACCGAAGTATTGTTAAAAACTATTGGAATCTAGAACCAAGATTTACATTTAACTATAGTATAACTACAAACATAAATATAAAATTAGGCTACGCTAGAAATACTCAAAATATCCATTTACTTAACAACACAGGCGTAAGCACACCGACAGACATCTGGCTATCAAGTACCAATAATATAAAACCTGAAATTGCTGATCAATATTCTATGGGCATCAATATTACATCTACAAATAAGACTTATGATTTTACATCGGAATTGTATTACAAAAAACTCGAAAATCAAATAGATTATAAAAATGGCGCTGACTTGCAAATAAATACTTATATAGAATCACAACTGCTTTATGGAAAAGGGAAAACTTATGGATGGGAAAATATTTTAAAGAAAAACAATGGCAAACTGACTGGATGGATTAGCTATACCTACTCTAGGTCTATGAAAAAAATAATGGGAATTAATAACGATTCTTATTATCCTACTTTTCAGGATAGACCCAATGAACTTTCCATTGTTGCGATCTATAAGTCTAATAATAAATGGACATATTCAAGTACATTTATTTATTACACAGGTCCTGCAGTTACCTACCCAAGTGCCAAATATACAATTGATGGCATATACGTCAACTATTATTCGGGGCGTAATCAGAACAGATATCCTGCATATCATAGACTTGATCTGTCTGCCACATATACACCATTAACTAAAAGAAATTATCACTCTAGTTGGACATTTGGAATTTTTAATGCTTATGGTAGGGAAAATACTTATAAGATAGATTTTATAAAAGATCCAAATAACCCAAATAAAACTATCGCAAGACAAACTGCGCTATTTAGATTTATTCCTACAATTACGTATAATTTTAAATTTTAG
- the thrS gene encoding threonine--tRNA ligase — protein sequence MEHSAINMIKVTFPDGAVREYESGVSALDIAKSISEGLARKVLAAEVDGKVIDSFRPLTQDVHLKLLTWDDNGGKSTFWHSSAHLLAEALEALYPGTKFGIGPAIEKGFYYDIDLGDRQLSDSDLVALEKKMKELALQKEVYTRKDVSKADAIEYFKEKGDQYKLELIDGLEDGHITFYTQGHFTDLCRGPHIPNTGFIKAIKLTNIAGAYWRGNEKNKMLTRIYGVTFPSQKELDEYVTMIEEAKKRDHRKIGKELELFTFSEKVGPGLPLWLPKGTLLRNKLQDFLQKELIARGYQPVMTPHIGSKQLYVTSGHWAKYGQDSFRPITTPQEGEEYMLKPMNCPHHCEIYKSSPRSYKDLPLRFSEFGTVYRYEQSGELHGLTRVRSFTQDDAHIFVTPDQVLEEFERNIDLVTFVFKALNFENFTAQVSLRDPNNKTKYIGSDENWDIAENAIRDAAKAKGLPFIEEEGEAAFYGPKLDFMVKDAIGRSWQLGTIQVDYNLPERFELEYVDSDNTKKRPVMIHRAPFGSIERFIAVLLENCAGNLPLWLAPIQVAILPISDKFNDYAKEVAIALRLLDITVNVDERNEKIGRKIRDTEVKKVPYMLVIGEKEANEKAVSIRRHGQGDLGTQPLDTFISNITKEIAEKK from the coding sequence ATGGAGCATAGCGCAATTAATATGATAAAAGTCACTTTTCCTGATGGAGCAGTAAGAGAATACGAATCAGGAGTTTCAGCATTGGACATTGCCAAGTCAATCAGCGAGGGTTTAGCTCGCAAAGTATTGGCGGCAGAAGTAGATGGTAAAGTAATCGATTCTTTCCGTCCGTTGACGCAAGATGTACATCTTAAATTGTTGACGTGGGATGACAATGGAGGTAAATCTACGTTTTGGCATTCTTCTGCACACTTATTGGCAGAAGCGTTGGAAGCGTTGTATCCTGGAACAAAATTCGGTATCGGACCTGCGATCGAAAAAGGGTTTTATTATGATATAGACTTAGGTGATCGTCAACTTTCCGATAGTGATTTAGTCGCATTGGAAAAGAAGATGAAGGAATTGGCTTTGCAAAAAGAAGTCTATACACGTAAAGATGTTTCCAAAGCGGATGCTATTGAATATTTCAAAGAAAAAGGAGATCAATACAAATTGGAATTGATTGACGGTCTAGAAGATGGTCATATCACATTCTATACTCAAGGACATTTCACTGATTTATGTCGCGGACCTCATATCCCAAATACAGGTTTTATCAAAGCGATCAAATTAACCAACATCGCTGGTGCGTATTGGAGAGGCAACGAAAAAAATAAAATGCTTACGCGTATCTATGGTGTAACCTTCCCTTCTCAAAAAGAATTGGATGAATACGTTACTATGATCGAAGAAGCGAAAAAACGTGATCATCGTAAAATCGGTAAGGAATTAGAATTATTTACCTTTTCTGAAAAAGTCGGCCCCGGTTTACCTTTATGGTTACCAAAAGGAACTTTATTGAGAAATAAATTGCAGGATTTCTTACAAAAAGAATTGATCGCAAGAGGTTACCAACCGGTAATGACTCCGCATATTGGTTCCAAACAATTATATGTTACTTCTGGTCACTGGGCAAAATACGGACAAGATTCTTTCCGCCCAATTACGACACCTCAAGAGGGTGAAGAGTACATGTTAAAACCAATGAACTGTCCTCACCATTGCGAAATATACAAATCATCTCCTCGTTCTTACAAGGATTTGCCTTTGCGTTTTTCAGAATTTGGCACCGTTTATCGTTATGAACAATCAGGTGAATTGCACGGTTTGACTCGTGTTAGATCATTTACCCAAGATGATGCGCATATTTTCGTTACACCTGATCAAGTATTGGAAGAATTTGAAAGAAATATTGACCTAGTAACTTTCGTATTCAAAGCTTTGAATTTTGAAAACTTTACAGCGCAAGTTTCCTTGAGAGATCCAAACAATAAAACGAAATATATCGGATCAGACGAGAATTGGGATATTGCTGAAAATGCGATTCGTGATGCGGCTAAAGCAAAAGGATTACCATTTATTGAAGAAGAAGGCGAAGCGGCATTCTACGGCCCTAAATTGGACTTCATGGTAAAAGATGCCATCGGTCGTAGCTGGCAGCTTGGAACGATTCAAGTAGATTACAATTTACCTGAAAGATTCGAATTGGAATACGTGGATAGCGACAATACGAAAAAGCGTCCGGTAATGATCCACCGCGCACCATTTGGTTCTATCGAAAGATTTATCGCGGTATTATTGGAAAACTGTGCTGGTAACTTACCATTATGGTTAGCTCCTATTCAGGTGGCGATTTTACCAATTTCTGATAAATTCAATGACTACGCCAAAGAGGTAGCTATCGCATTGAGACTTTTGGATATTACGGTAAATGTGGATGAAAGAAATGAAAAAATTGGTAGAAAAATCAGAGATACTGAGGTGAAAAAAGTCCCCTACATGTTGGTAATCGGAGAAAAAGAAGCCAATGAGAAAGCGGTTTCTATCAGAAGACATGGACAAGGAGATCTTGGAACACAGCCTCTAGATACATTTATTTCTAATATTACAAAAGAAATTGCAGAAAAAAAGTAA
- a CDS encoding DUF4249 family protein: MKKIYKLIILLFLYSCEKNITVKLTDAKTMNVIYASVTDYSSMQATLSESVSFYADNSFPAISGAIVNILDSNTNLGYSLSEMNYAGYYTNSKRGKQGSIYKLSVNINDTIYTASAQMPYRVHLDSITFQQQNILGIEIIQPILHFQDPIDTTNYYRIIVTNISSGKINSFNLNDRLSDGRYMHYTLDYDSSYIHEKDTLEIELRSQNRASYNYFSQIENSAGASAKNAINTAPDNPESNLTNGALGLFDIYSRSFHKVLVPSSIATNNYWSEIWLK, translated from the coding sequence ATGAAAAAAATATATAAACTTATTATCTTATTATTTCTTTATAGTTGTGAAAAAAACATTACCGTAAAATTGACTGATGCTAAAACAATGAATGTTATCTATGCCTCTGTAACAGATTATAGTTCAATGCAAGCAACTCTTTCTGAGTCCGTTAGCTTTTACGCAGACAATAGCTTTCCTGCCATAAGTGGAGCTATCGTAAACATTTTGGATTCTAATACGAATCTTGGCTATTCATTATCTGAAATGAATTATGCAGGATACTATACTAATTCTAAAAGAGGAAAACAAGGAAGCATATACAAACTAAGTGTCAATATTAATGATACGATATACACTGCCTCTGCACAGATGCCTTATAGAGTCCACCTAGATTCTATAACATTCCAACAACAAAACATATTAGGTATCGAAATCATACAACCTATACTACATTTTCAAGACCCTATAGACACCACAAATTATTACAGGATCATCGTAACAAATATTAGTAGTGGAAAAATAAACTCATTTAATCTAAATGATCGATTATCTGACGGGCGCTATATGCATTATACATTAGACTATGACAGTAGTTATATTCATGAAAAAGACACACTAGAAATAGAACTAAGATCTCAAAACAGAGCTAGTTACAACTATTTTAGTCAAATAGAAAATAGTGCTGGTGCTAGTGCTAAAAATGCAATCAATACAGCACCAGACAACCCTGAGAGCAATCTTACCAATGGTGCGCTGGGCTTATTCGATATTTACTCAAGAAGTTTCCACAAAGTTCTTGTTCCATCAAGTATAGCTACCAATAATTATTGGAGCGAGATCTGGCTAAAATAA
- a CDS encoding DUF3810 domain-containing protein: MFFAKRKVKYIGILLLIIVILNLWESFSQSIELFYSSSIYKVFSIVERALLGFLPFSFGDIVYTIVILYSIFQFVLFIKNLFKRDWKTLRYKLFILLKSILLLYIFFLLNWGLNYSRLGISYQLKMDKPTYSTIELEDLSKELASKANFYRKQLPQIIHRNDNKVLFQGADSSYKILSEKYSFLKYTMPCVKVSIYSELGNYLGFTGYLDPFTGEAQVNTHTPYYQLPYITCHEIAHQLGYATEDEANFVGYLAASHSNNKLFRYSTYADLFRYAINELFIRDSTKAIPIYKSLDTLVKSDFIASRKFYLPYRNKMERIVTWIYGAYLKANKQPQGIETYNEVVSLLIGYKHKYHQL, from the coding sequence ATGTTTTTTGCAAAAAGAAAAGTAAAATATATTGGTATATTATTACTAATTATTGTAATATTAAATCTGTGGGAGTCTTTTTCGCAATCCATAGAGCTTTTTTATTCCTCTAGTATCTATAAAGTTTTTTCTATAGTAGAGCGCGCTCTATTAGGATTTCTACCATTTAGTTTTGGTGATATTGTTTATACGATTGTTATACTATATTCCATTTTTCAATTTGTTTTATTTATAAAAAATCTATTTAAAAGAGATTGGAAAACGCTACGGTATAAATTGTTCATATTGTTGAAATCCATTCTATTATTATACATTTTCTTTTTGTTAAATTGGGGATTGAATTATTCAAGACTAGGTATCAGTTATCAACTTAAAATGGATAAACCCACTTATTCCACTATAGAATTAGAGGATCTCTCCAAAGAACTTGCTTCAAAAGCTAATTTTTACCGTAAACAATTACCTCAGATTATTCATCGAAACGATAATAAAGTCTTATTTCAAGGAGCCGATAGTTCGTACAAAATATTGAGTGAGAAATATTCTTTTTTGAAATATACTATGCCTTGTGTGAAAGTCTCAATTTATAGTGAACTGGGAAATTATTTAGGATTTACAGGGTATTTGGATCCATTTACAGGTGAAGCTCAAGTTAACACTCATACGCCATATTATCAATTACCTTACATAACCTGTCATGAAATTGCGCATCAATTGGGCTATGCAACGGAGGATGAGGCTAATTTTGTGGGTTATTTGGCGGCGTCACATTCAAATAATAAGTTATTTAGATATTCAACTTATGCAGATCTTTTTAGATATGCTATCAATGAATTGTTTATTAGAGATTCTACAAAGGCGATTCCTATTTATAAGAGTTTGGATACTTTAGTTAAATCCGATTTTATAGCAAGTCGAAAATTTTATTTGCCTTATAGAAATAAAATGGAGCGGATAGTTACTTGGATTTACGGTGCCTATTTGAAAGCAAACAAGCAACCGCAAGGTATAGAAACCTATAATGAAGTCGTTTCGTTATTGATTGGATACAAACATAAATATCATCAATTATAG
- a CDS encoding DUF1573 domain-containing protein, which produces MIKLILSFVICAFVGLNVHAQMNKIQPPKDAKNYVEVDDDDHDFGQIQYGKGVSYTVHIQNIGKDTLTLSNVQVSCGCTVPTWKRGPYAPRDTFSIQVAFNGYSEGKFNKTLTLLFNNDIVKILRFEGDGIKNFKPSTSVNNDDNDEDEGSTSAIQRVEVLKYM; this is translated from the coding sequence ATGATAAAGTTGATATTATCATTTGTAATATGTGCGTTTGTTGGATTAAATGTTCATGCGCAAATGAATAAAATCCAACCTCCGAAAGATGCCAAAAATTATGTGGAAGTAGATGATGACGACCATGATTTTGGACAGATTCAATATGGGAAAGGCGTAAGTTATACGGTGCATATTCAGAATATTGGGAAAGATACATTGACGCTTAGTAATGTGCAAGTAAGTTGCGGTTGTACCGTGCCGACTTGGAAGAGAGGACCATACGCGCCTCGAGATACCTTTTCAATTCAAGTGGCGTTTAATGGTTATTCTGAGGGGAAATTTAATAAAACGCTAACCTTGTTATTTAACAATGATATTGTCAAAATTTTGCGATTTGAAGGAGATGGAATTAAGAATTTCAAACCATCTACAAGCGTGAATAATGATGATAACGACGAGGACGAAGGCTCGACCTCTGCCATTCAGCGCGTTGAAGTGTTAAAATACATGTAG